In Nilaparvata lugens isolate BPH chromosome 5, ASM1435652v1, whole genome shotgun sequence, the following proteins share a genomic window:
- the LOC120351507 gene encoding uncharacterized protein LOC120351507, protein MASSSANNSGPSNASKGNAAIECFSPELFVETSMNFSSLPKEIKEELFTSECNAEDDTTNDAQVNSVRESGEHFMSNEITTENSTLDNSSISTSNEIDCPIPSKKPRMKRVAVRQSNRDRREKGEFFTTYQDIVKDRDKFRDYLGMEFETFEFILDKLKPHLTKQYTNWSVKPIAAEERLVLFLRYLTVGMSFSSLASSFKLGCSTVNKVILETAEAVWTELQPLYMPVPSALGFKHVADEFESTTGFPHVLGIIDGRHVRVKCPDNPESLAEKSNYSVVLHIIAGANCRILLTDVGCFGKHGWEWSFTESPLYRQIKYLKIPAPTVLSNSDNVKAPYEFLGAENYPLLNFVLRPYSKRDYTKDPWKSEFNNQFEKTFQICDRTFDIMFSHWKFMWNSVTSNLTSIATIMKSTCVLHNLLLAREPDYMNVQKETVKKMSFRLRKPGLSNLTARERRHIFGRYFADSLHISIPATTEPVEEQQEH, encoded by the exons ATGGCCAGTTCAAGTGCAAATAATTCCGGCCCATCAAATGCGTCCAAAGGAAATGCAGCTATCGAGTGTTTCTCTCcagaattatttgttgaaactagtATGAACTTTTCCTCATTGCCCAAAGAAATTAAAGAAGAGCTATTCACTTCAGAATGTAATGCAGAAGATGATACTACAAACGATGCACAGGTTAATTCTGTAAGAGAATCAGGCGAACATTTCATGTCCAATGAAATAACAACTGAAAATTCAACTCTTGATAATTCAAGTATCAGCACctcaaatgaaattgattgtCCTATTCCGTCTAAGAAACCTAGAATGAAACGCGTTGCAGTTAGGCAATCAAATAGAGACAGAAGAGAGAAAGGAGAGTTTTTCACCACTTACCAAGATATTGTAAAAGACAGGGACAAATTTCGTGATTATTTAGGTATGGAATTTGAAACATTTGAGTTCATTCTGGATAAACTGAAACCCCATTTGACAAAGCAATACACCAACTGGAGTGTAAAGCCAATTGCTGCAGAAGAAAGGCTGGTGCTATTTTTAAG GTACCTGACAGTCGGCATGTCGTTCTCGTCACTGGCGTCTTCATTCAAGCTGGGCTGCAGTACGGTGAACAAGGTCATCCTAGAGACGGCGGAGGCGGTCTGGACCGAGCTTCAGCCCCTCTACATGCCGGTCCCCTCGGCGCTGGGCTTCAAGCACGTGGCCGACGAGTTCGAATCGACCACCGGCTTCCCGCACGTGCTGGGGATCATCGACGGCAGACACGTCCGAGTCAAGTGCCCGGACAACCCCGAGTCGCTGGCTGAGAAGAGCAACTACTCAGTAGTCCTGCACATCATCGCCGGCGCCAACTGCAGGATACTGTTGACCGATGTCGGCTGTTTCGGGAAGCACGGCTGGGAGTGGTCGTTCACGGAATCGCCGCTCTACCGGCAGATCAAGTACCTCAAAATCCCCGCACCTACAGTACTCTCCAACAGTGACAACGTCAAAGCACCGTACGAGTTCTTGGGGGCGGAAAACTATCCGCTCCTCAACTTCGTCCTGCGCCCCTACTCCAAACGCGACTACACAAAGGACCCCTGGAAGTCTGAGTTCAACAATCAGTTCGAGAAAACCTTCCAGATCTGTGATCGTACGTTTGATATAATGTTCTCGCATTGGAAGTTCATGTGGAATTCGGTCACTTCGAACCTTACTAGTATTGCCACCATTATGAAGTCCACCTGTGTGCTCCACAATCTCCTGTTGGCTCGGGAGCCGGACTACATGAATGTGCAAAAGGAGACAGTGAAAAAGATGAGCTTTCGACTGAGGAAGCCGGGACTTTCTAATTTGACAGCTCGTGAACGACGACATATTTTTGGCCGATATTTTGCGGACAGCCTCCATATTTCGATACCGGCAACGACTGAGCCAGTGGAAGAACAACAAGAACACTGA